CCGGCATGCTCGACAAACTGGGCATCCCGCAACCGCCCAACGGCCTCGCCACCGAAGAATCCGAGGCCCTCGCCGTTGCCCGGCGCCTTGGCTATCCCGTGCTCGTCCGCCCCAGCTTCGTCCTCGGCGGCCGCGCCATGCAGATCGTCTATTCCGATGCCGAACTGCAGCACTACATGCGCTTCGCCGTCGAGGCCTCCCCGGAACGTCCCGTCCTCGTGGACAAGTTCCTCGAGGACGCCACCGAGGTCGATGTCGATTGCCTCGCCGATGTCGGCAATTTCCCCGATCCCGCCCAAGGCACCGTCCTCATCGGCGGCATGCTCGAGCACATCGAGTTCGCGGGAGTCCACTCCGGCGACGCTGCCATGGTCCTCCCGCCACACACCCTGCCCGCAGCCGTCATCGAGACCATTCGCGACTACACCCACGCCATGGCCCGCGAACTCCGCGTCAGCGGTCTCATGAACGTCCAATACGCCGTCCAGAACGGGAAGGTGTACGTCCTCGAAGTGAACCCCCGTGCCTCCCGCACGGTCCCCTTCGTCAGCAAGGCCATCGGCGTCCCCCTCGCCAAGGTCGCCGCCCGCGTCATGGCCGGAAAATCCCTGCAGGAAGTCGGCTTCACCGAAGAAATCTGGCCCGCCTACTGGGCCGTCAAGGAATCCGTCTTCCCCTTCAACAAGTTCTTCGGCCAGGACATCGTCCTCTCCCCGGAAATGCGCTCCACCGGCGAGGTCATGGGGCTCGATCCCGATCTCGGCGTCGCCTATGCCAAAAGCCAGATGGCGGCCAATTCACCCCTCCCCCTCTCCGGCCGAGTCTTCCTCAGCGTCAGCGACGCCCACAAAACCCAGGTCGCCGAAGTCGCCCGACTCTTCTCCGATCTCGGCTTCGACCTCATCTCGACCGGCGGCACCGCCTCGGTCCTCGAAGCCGCCAACCTCAAGGTCCAGCGCATTCCCAAACTGAATGAGGGCCGACCCAACGCCGTGGACTACCTCAAAAACAAGGAGATCCACTTCGTCATCAACACCCCCAGCGGCGCCAATCCCCGCGCCGACGAAGTCCGCATCCGCTCCACCGCCGTCCTCACGGGCACCCCGATCATGACCACCCTCTCCGGCGCCCGCGCCGCCGCCCTCGGCATCGCCGCCCTCAAGAAACACGGATACCTGGTCCGCACTGTCCAGGAATACCACCCGTCCGCTTCCCCGACGGCTCCCTCCTCCCAGGGTCCGTAAGAGGCGCTCTTGGGAGGCGGTCTTGGAGCCTGTCTGAAAACTGGAAGGGGCCCTGCCAGGCGGGATCATGGCCTGGGGATCTTGGCCTGGAACAAGGAGGCGGGGCCGGCGCATCCCCGCAGCGGGCCGGACCCCGGGCGAACCGCCCAAACCCATTCCGCTACACCGCCATTCCGCTACACCGCCCGTTCCCCGTGCTCCTCGGTCCGGATCCGGATCGCGTCGTCCACACTCGATACGAAGATCTTTCCGTCCCCGATCTTTCCCGTCTTGGCAGCACTGACGATGGCCGTCACCGCGGTATCGACCGCGTCGTCCGCCACCACAATCTCCAGTTTGATCTTGGGAAGAAAATCCACCGTGTACTCGCTGCCCCGGTAAATCTCGGTGTGCCCCTTCTGCCGGCCAAACCCCTTCACCTCGCTCACCGTCATCCCCTGAATCCCCGCCCCCGCGAGGCTCTCCTTCACATCGTTCAACTTGAACGGCTTGATGATGGCTTCGATCTTTTTCATGCCGGAATGGATAAGGTGGAACCCCGGTCGGGCCCGGCACCCTAAAGCGTTCCCTCATCCCCGCGCAAGCTCCCCATCAAGCCCCCCCTCACCCCGCGGTGCATCCCCAAATTGTCGGTGAGGAGGCAGCCAATCGGAGGGACGAGCTCCGCGAGTCCTCATCCCAACGCACCAAATCGTTGCGGCCTCGTGGAACCCGGCCCTCCGAGGCGATGCTTCGCGAAGTTCCCGCCTCCACCCACAACTTCGGGATGCACGGCTCACCCCGCGATGGCCCGCTCCAGCGTCCACGGCTCCCGGTAGCCCAGGTCTTTCCAGGCATCGTCCCCGGTCCCCCCGACAAACCGCTCGGCCGACGGATCCCACTTCAACCTCAGCCCGGTCCAGTACGCCAGGTTGACCAGATGACACACACTGACCGTCCGGGCCCCGACCTCGACATCGCAGATCGGGCGCTTCCGCGTCCGCATGCAGGTCAGCCAGTCCCCGATGTGGTCGTTGCTCTCGTAAAGCTGAACCGCATGGCTCGTCAGCGGGATCTCCACCAGGGATTCCGGGTTCGATTGGAACTGCCCCCGGTTCACCCGGATCCGCCCCCCGCTCCCATGAAACGTCACCCCGTTCCCAGATACATGCCGGACCACCGTCCCGTTCGCGTACCGATAGCTCACCCCGCTCTGCGCATCGGGCCGGTCCGCCGGCAGCACCTCGACCGGACCGCTCTCGTCCATGCCCATCGCCCATTGCGCGATGTCGAAATGGTGCGCCCCCCAGTCGGTCACCATCCCGCCCCCGTACTCCCGGTAGTTCCGCCAGTTCGGGAAATGCCTATGCACCCCCCGCGGACTCAACTCCGAATGATACGGACGCCACCGGGCCGGCCCCAGCCAAAGATCCCAATTCAAACCCGGCTGGGCCGCCTCCTCCGGCAGATCGCACCACCGTCCCGGCCCGCCAACCCCCACCTCGATCTCCTCCACCTTCCCGATCGCCCCGTTGCGCACCAACTGGCACGCCCTCCGGAATTCCCGCGATGACCGCTGCATGCTCCCCACCTGCAGCACCCGCTCATGACGCCGGACCGCCCTCACCAGTTCCCGTGCCTCGCGGATCGACTGCGTCAGCGGCTTCTCGCAGTAGATGTCCTTCCCGGCCTTCGCCGCGGCGATTCCGATCCACGCGTGCCAGTGGTCCGGCGTCGCAATCACCACCCCGTCCAGCCCGGGTCGCGCCAGCAACTCCCGGAAATCCTCCGCCGCATGGCACCCCCCCCGCCCGCTTCCCCCAGCCTCCTTCGCGTAATGGTCATCCACCATGCGTCGCGCGTTCTCCCGGCGGTCGCCATCCACATCGCAGACCCCGACCACCCGCACGTTGCCCCGCCGCAGGCAATTCCCCAGCAGCCCGCGCCCCTGCGTCCCCATCCCGATGAATCCAAGCTCGATCCGGTCGTTGGGCGACACCTCGGCACCCCAGACCCCCGATCGCAACACCGCCGGAGCGGCCAGAATCATCGCGGAACAACGCAGAAAGGAACGACGGGCAAGGCGGTGTGACATGGCGTGGAACGGTTTCCGGCGAATCTCCCAAAACCCGTGCCGGCGGACAATCCCAACCTGCCGCACCGCCCGTCAGCCAGTGCATCCCGGAGTTGTCGGTAGAGGTGCAGACTTCGCGAAGCGTCGCTTCGGAGGGCCGAGTTCCACGAGGCCGCAACGGTGTGGAGCGTTGGGTTGAGGACTCCCAGAGCTCGTCCCTCCGATTCGCTGGCTCGGTACCGACAACTTGGGGATGCACCGCCCGTCAGCAGATTCCCGCTGCATCTCCGTCGCACCCCCTGCCGCGCAGCCAGGAACCCCACAGTCCCCTCCCTCGCCGGGCTTTACACCGTCGGCTCGCGCACCATGCTCACACGGTCTCCTCCATCCAAGCGCCGGTTCCCTCATGCCCACCCTCATCCAGCGCCTGCAAACCCTTCTCGCCCGGACCCGGGGCGGATTCAGGCCCGGGGGCGAAACCGACACGGTCAGGGGAGGCCAACCCCTGGACCACGCCCTCCGTGCCTTCATGGACCACTGCCCCGCCGCCGCCTTTATCAAGGATCGGGACGGACGCTACCTCTACGCCAATGCCGTTTGGTGCCGGCAGTTCGATCCACCAGCCCGGAACTGGCTCGACCGGACCGACCACGATTTCTGGCCCCCGGCCACCGCCGCCCTCTTCCGCGCCAGCGACCTCGATTGCCTCGACCGGAACGCCGTCCTCCAGCGCGAAGAAACCGGGCTCTCCCGCGACGGCACCCTCCGCGCCTGGCTGGTGCTGAAATACCCCGTCCCCACCTTCCGAGGGCCCGGTGTCGCCGGCATGGCCTGGGAAATCACCGACCGTCGCCGCGTCGAAGACGCCCTCCGCGAACATTCCGACCTCCTCCACAACGCCCAGCGCCTCGCCCGCATGGGAAGCTGGAATCGCGACCTCGCCTCCGGCCGCCTTTCCTGGTCCGACGCCACTTGCGAACTGTTCGGGATCCGCCCCGAATCCTTCCAGGAAACCCTCGATCACTTCCTCTCCTTCGTCCTCCCCGAAGACCTCGCCGGGCTGCTCGAAGTCCTCCGGCAGGCCCAAACCACCGGCACCATCGAAGCCGAGTTCCGCATCCGTCGCCCCGACGGACAGATCCGCTGGATGTACGAGCGCGGCAACGTCCAGACCGACGACTCCGGCCGGCCCGTCCGACACCTCGGGATGATCATGGACATCACCGAACGCCATCAGGCCGAGGCCGCGCTCCGCGCCAGCGAGGAGAACTTCCGTCACACCTTCGAAAACGCCGCCACCGGCATCGCCGTCATCACCCCCGAAGGCCGCTTCCTCGACGCCAACACCGCTTACTGCCGGATGCTGGGCTACGCCCTCGACGATCTCCGCCAGTGCGATTTCCCCGCCCTCACTCATCCCGACGACCGCCCCCGGGTCCTCGAACTCCTCCGTGAACTCCTCGCCGGACACCGCAGCAGCTTCGTGATCGAGATGCGCTGCCTCGGCCGCAACGGGAACACCATCTGGTGCCGTGTCAGCGTTTCCGCCCGGCCATCCCCCGACGGGCGCCCCCAACGCATCATCGGCGTCGCCGAGGACATCACCCGCCACAAACACCTCGAACACCAGTTCCTCCGCGCCCAGCGCATGGAAAGCATCGGCACCCTCGCCGGCGGCATCGCCCACGACCTCAACAACGTCCTGGCCCCCATCCTGATGTCCATCGAACTCCTCAGGCTCCGGGATACCCGGGGGGAAAATGCCGACATCCTCAACACCATCCACGCCAGCGCCAGGCGCGGCGCCAATATGGTGAGTCAGGTCCTCTCCTTCGCCCGCGGCAGCGTGGACGGCCAGCGCGTCGATGTCCGCCTTGGCGTGGTCGTGGACGATCTCGTCCGCATCCTCGGAGACACCCTCCCCAAGAACATCCGGGTCCTGCCCCGCATCGCCCCCGACCTTCACGTGATCCAGGCCGACCCCACCCAGCTCCACCAGATCCTCCTCAACCTCTGCGTCAATGCCCGCGATGCCATGCCCCGCGGTGGCGAAATACTCGTGGCCGCGGAAAACCAGGTCATCGATGCCCAATACGCCGCCTTGCATCTGGATGCCCGTCCCGGTTCCTACGTCCGCCTCGCCGTCGAGGACACCGGCAGCGGTATGCCGCCGGAAATCCTCGAGAAGATCTTCGACCCGTTCTTCACCACCAAGGAACTCGGCAAGGGCACCGGACTCGGGCTTCCCACCACCCTCGCTATCGTGAAAGGTCATGGCGGGTTCCTCCGCGTGTCCAGCGAGGTCGGCGTCGGCACCCAGTTCCACATCTTCCTGCCCGTCCACTCCCCGACCGAACCCGCCACCGGAGTCCCTGCCCCCGCCTCCGATCCCGATACCGCCCCCCGCGGTCAAGGGGAACTCGTCCTCGTCATGGACGACGACCCCGCCATCCGGCAGGTCACCCGGCAAACCCTCGAAGCCTTCGGCTACCGCACCCTCCTCGCCGCCGATGGCACAGAGGGCATCGCTCTCTACGCCCGACACGCCTCGGAGATCGATGCCGTCGTCACCGACATGATGATGCCGGTCCTCGACGGTCCCTCGGCGATTCAAGTCCTCCGGCAGATCAATCCCGACGTCCCCATCATCGGCGCCAGCGGCCTTCCCGATGCCCACCGGGCTGCCTACCTCGGCGAAACCGGCATTCGCCACTTCCTGCCCAAACCCTACACCGCCGCAACCCTCCTCAGCACCCTCGCAGCCGTCCTCCATCCTCCTCCCGGACCCGGACCCGGCCCAACCCCCATGCCGTGACCCGGCACCCTCGGGCAGCCCGCTGCAGGGATGCCCCGGCCTCGCCGTCCCGCAGCTGCGGGACCAAAACCCCTCGTCGCGGGGCCCCTTCCAGTCTTCAGACAGGCTCTCAGCCGTTTCGGCGCCGCTGCACCGCGTGGGTCGCATGGCCGAAGTACAATTCCGCCGCCTCCATCAGGGTCTCGGACAACGTCGGGTGCGGATGTACGCATTCCGCCAGGTCCGTCACCGTCGCCCCCATCTCCACCGCCACCACCCCTTCCCCGATCAATTCCCCCGCCCCGTGTCCCACCAGACCCACCCCCAGTATCCGCTCCGTCCCGATTTCGATGATCAGCTTGGTCAGACCCTCCGGCCGGTCAAAGGTCAGCGCCCGTCCGGAAGCACCCCATGGAAATTTCGCCACCTCGACCTCCACCCCTTTCTCCCGCGCCTCCGCCTCGGTCAATCCGCACCAGGCGAGTTCCGGTTCGGTGAACACCACCGCAGGCACCACGAATTCCCGGCTGGGCGCCGTCTCCCCCGCGATCGCATTCACCGCCAGCCGCGCCTCCTTGGCCGCCTTGTGCGCCAGCAACGCTCCCCCCACGATGTCCCCAATCGCGTAAATCGCCGGATCGTCCGTCTGCAGCGACTCGTTCACCTTGATGAACCCCTTGTCGTCCCGCTGCACCTTCGTGTTCTCCAATCCCAGATCCACCGCCGTCGGCCGGCGACCCACCGCCACCAGCACCCGGTCGTACACTTCCTCCGCCACCTTGCCCTCGTGCTCGATCGTCACCCGGATCTGTTTCCCGGACGTCGCCATCGACATCACCCGGGCCTTGAACCGCATGCTCTTGAATTTCCTCTCCGCCGCGCTCAGCACCGGCCGCGCCAGGTCCGGATCCGCCCCCGCCAGCAACGTGTCCAGCGCCTCCACCAAATGCACCTCGCTCCCCAGCAGCGCATACACCGTCCCCAGTTCCATCCCAATATACCCACCCCCAACCACCAGCAACCGCGCCGGAATGTCCGGGATCTCCAACGCCTCGGTCGACGTCATGATCCTCGGGTTCCCCAGATCGAACGCCCTCGGAAGCGCCGGCACCGACCCCACCGCCACAATCGCGTGCTCGAAACTCAAATAACGCTGCCCCTCCCCCGTCTCGACCCTCAACGTCCGGCTGTCGTCGAAATGCGCCTTCCCCATCACCACCTCCACCCCGCGCGACTTCGCCAGGTGCCCGATCCCTCCCGTCAGCTTGTCCAGGATCGACTCCTTCCAGCTCCGCATCTTCGCCAGATCAATGACCGGCTCCCCAAAACTCACCCCGCGATGCGCCGATTCCCGCGCCTCCGCAATCATCTTGGTGGCGTGCAATAGCGCCTTCGACGGGATGCACCCCCGGTTGAGACACACCCCCCCAAGGCGGTCCATCTCCACCAAAACGACCTTCTTGCCCAGGTCCGCGGCGTAAAACGCGGCGGCGTAGCCCCCGGGGCCGCCACCGATCACCACCAGTTCCGTCTTCTCAGGTTCCATCTTGCGAAATGGCCAAATCGATTCTCTACGCCTCCCACCGCCAACCCCCTACAGCCGGATGTCCTCCTCCGAAAACCCTTCCAGCGCCGCCACCAGATCCACCATGAACCGCGCCGCCAGGCCCCCGTCGATCAACCGGTGATCGTACGTCAACGCCAGCGGCATCATCGTCCGCACCGTCACCGACCCGTCCCGCACCACCGCCCGCGGCGCACTGCGTCCCAACCCCAGGATCGCCACCTCGGGCTTGTTCACGATCGGCGTGAAATGCGCCCCCCCTATGCCCCCCTGGTTCGAGATCGTGAAGGTCCCCCCCTGCATCTCCGCCAACCTCAGCTTCCGCTCCCGCGCCTTCCCCGCCAGTTCCTGAACCTCCTTCGACAACGCCACCAAATCCTTCCGGTCCGCATCCCGGATCACCGGCACCAGCAACCCCGCCTCGGTGTCCACCGCCAGCCCCAGGTGAATGTACCCCTTCAACACCACCTCGTTCGTCGCCTCGTCCAGACTCGCATTCAACAACGGATGCCGCCGCAAAACCCCCGTCACCGCCCGCAGCACAAACGTCGTCAGCGTCAACCGCGCCCCCCGCTCCTCGTACACGCCCGCATACCGCTTCCGCATGTCCATCAATGCCGTCACATCCGCGTCGTCGAACTGCGTCACCGTCGGCAGCGTGCTCGCACTCTCCACCATCCGCTCCGCAATCGTCTTCCGAAGCGCCGACATCGGCTTCCGCTCCACCGGACCCCATTGCTCGAAATCGATCGATACCACCGCCGGCGCCGGCCTCCCCGTCGCCGTCTTCCGCGGCCGGCCCGCCAGCGCCCGCAACCGCGCCACATACGCCTTCAAATCCCCCACACCCACCTGTCCGCTCCGACCCGTCCCCCGGATCGTCCGCAGATCAATCCCCAAATCTCGCGCCACCCGCCGCACATACGGCCCCGCCGCCGGGTTCTCGTTGACGATCGCCTCCTTCCATTCACCCCCGCCCTCGCCCTCCCCTCCGTCCGGCGCCTCCTCTTCCATCTCCGCCTCCGGACGCGGCCGCCGCCCCTTTCGCCCCCCGTCGGACTTCGATGCGCCCCCGCCGTCCGTCTTGACTTCCGCCTTGCCCGCCCCCTCCGCCTTCGGCGCCTCCGGCTCCTTCCGCCCCCCTTCCAATACCAGGATAAGCTGCCCCACCGAGATCTTGTCCCCCTCCTTCACCGCCACACGGCTCACCGTCCCGGCCGCCGGTGCCGGAATCGGCGCCACCGCCTTCCCCGTCTCCAGTTCGATGACGTTCTGACCCTTCTTGACCGTGGCCCCCGCCTTCACCAGAACACTGACCACGGTGCCGGAATCGGCGCCTTCTCCAAGATTGGGGAGTTTTACATCCATACCCGTCACAGACCGGACACGGTGCGCATCCGCCGCCTTCAAGCCGAGAAAATTCTGGCCGGGCGCCCGCCCGTCCGTGCATCCCGGTTTTCGGAACTCGCCCAAACCACCCCTCGTGGAGAATCGTACTCAGCCCGAAGGGCGGTACTGGGACTCGTCCTCGAACCCGCAGGCACACCGTTTCGAGCGTTGCCTTTGTGCCCGCCCAATGGGTTCGATCCTGCTCGGACCTCCCATTCCGCATGGGAACTGGGGAGGGTGAGTCCGATTAAGATTAAGATTAAGATTAGGAATAAGAATAAGACCATGATTACGAGTGCGAGGTCTGCTGCACGAAACTGAGATGCGCCCCCCACCCACCCAACGCCGGGCACCCTCCATCCCCATGAACGCCTTGGCCCGAGCCCGCCAGGTCCTCGCCCTCGAAATCGCCGGCCTCCAGGCCGTCTCCCGCCAGCTCGACCGCTCCTTCACTGACGCCGTCGCCCGCATCGCCGAGGCCCTCGCACACCGCGCCAAACTCGTCGTCGTCGGCATCGGCAAGTCCGGCAACATCGCCCAGAAGATCGCCGCCACCCTCACCAGCACCGGCTCCCCGGCCGTCGTCCTCAATGCCGTCGATGCCCTCCATGGCGACCTCGGGCTCGTCACGGACCACGATGTCGTCCTCGCCCTCAGCTACTCCGGCGAAACCGACGAACTCCTCCACCTCCTCCCAGCCCTCCGCCGCCTCTCCCGCTCCCTCATCGCCCTCACCGGCGCCCCCCGTTCCACCCTCGCCCGCCATAGCGACCTCGTCCTCAATGTCCGCATCCCCCGCGAAGCCTGCCCCTTCAACCTCGCCCCCACCACCAGTACCACCGCCATGCTCGCCCTCGGCGACGCCCTCGCCATCGCCGTCATGGAATCCCGCGGTTTCACCAAACCCCAGTACGCCCAGGTCCATCCCGCCGGCGCCATCGGCCGCGCCCTCCTCACCAAGGTCTCCGACATCATGCGCACCGGCGACCGCAATCCCCTCGTCCCTCTTCATGCCTCCGTCCGCGATGCCCTCCTCGTCATGACCCGCGCCAAAGCCGGCAGCGTCGCCGTCGTCCGCCCCTCCGGACGCCTCGCCGGCGTCTTCACCGATGGCGACCTCCGGCGCCACATGGCCTCCGATGCCGCCCTCCTCGAACGCCCCCTGCGCGATGTCATGACCCGCCAACCCGTCACCGTCCGAGCCGACGCCCTCGCCGCCGACGCCCTCCGCATCTTCAACGAACGCCAGATCGACGATCTCATCGCCGTGGACGCCAAAGGCCGGCCCGTCGGCATGGTCGATCTTCAGGACCTCCCCCGCCTCAAACTGCTCTAACCACCCACGCTTCCCACCCCGCAGCGATCTTGCTTTTGACGTCTGCTTCAGCGCTGCTTTCCCCAGTGACCATTCCGGCGGATCTCTACCGCCAGTGGCGAACCCAAGGAGGATCCGCCCTGGCCCTTGCCGAACGGCGCCCGTGCGGCGCCCCCCCAGAACGTTGGCTTCAGGAAGTCTGGGCCCATCAACGCATCCGGCGTGCCAGCCTCCAGACCACCGACGGCCAGCCCCTCGTCATCCTCCACCCCGGCTTCTGGAACCGCGAGGCCGGCCCCGACTTCCTCCGCGCCATCCTCCAACGGGGCACCCAGCCCCCGGTCTCCGGCGACATCGAAATCGATCTCGCCTCGTCCGGCTGGAAGTCCCATGGCCACGCCGGCAACGCCGCCTACCGGAACGTCATCCTCCATGTCGTCTGGGACCCCCCCGCCCATCCCGCCCCCCTCCCCACCCTCGTCCTCCGTGACCTCCTCGATGCCCCCCTCGACGAACTCGAATCCTGGGTCGGCGGCGCCAGCGACCCGTCGTCCGCCTGGCTCGCCGGTCACTGCTCCGCCCCGCTCGCTGAACTCCCCGCCCCGGCCCTCGCTGACCTCCTCCGCCAGGCCGGCCTCGTCCGGCTCCAGATCAAGGCCCTCCTCTTCCGCGCCCGCGCCCGCGCCGCCGGCTGGCAGCAGGCCCTCTGGGAAGGCCTCTTCCGCGCCCTCGGCTACAAGCACAACGCCTGGCCCATGCAGCGCCTCGCGGAAATCCTCCCCCTGACCCTCGATCACCCCGTCGATCCCAACCTCACCCGCGAAGCCTGGGAAGCCCGCCTCCTCGGCCTCAGCGGCCTCCTCCCCGCCGAACCCAAGGCCGGCACCTATTCCCGCCGCCTCTGGGACCTCTGGTGGCGCGATCGCGGCCCCTTCGATTCCGCCCTCCTCCCCGCCCGCCTCTGGCGCCTCAACGGCGTCCGCCCCGTCAATCATCCCCAGCGCCGCCTCGCCATCGCCGCCTCCTGGGTCGCCGATCCCTCCTGGATCGCCCGCCTCGAATCCTGGTTCCTCGCCCGTCCCCTCCATCCCCACGCCGAACGCTCCCTCGCCGAAGCCGTCCGACCCGATCCCCACCGCTTCTGGCGCCGCCATTGCACCCTCACCGCCCGCGAACTCCCTCAACCCCTCCCCCTCCTCGGTGCCGGCCGCCTCAACGACATCGCCGTCAACGCCATCCTTCCCTGGTTCTGGGCCCGCGCCGATGCCGGCGGCCGAACCGCCGACCTCGATTACCTCTCCGCCCTCTACCTCAATTGGTCCGCCGGCGAGGATAACGCCGTCCTCAAACTCGCCCGCTCCCGACTCCTCGCCGAAGCCCCCCCCTTCCGCACCTCCGCCGCCACCCAGCAAGGCCTCCTCCAGATCGTCAGCGACTTCTGCAGCCACTCCAACGCCCTCTGCGATCAGTGCCCCTTCCCCCGCTGGATCCGTTCCCTCGCCGATCCCGCCCCACCGGCCTGAAATTCCAATCCTGCGTTTGACACCCCCGCCCGCTCTGAGCATGAATAAGAGCAATCGGACGTTTTTAATCCGATTTCAATCATGCACATCTCGCGCGCAGGAGAATACGGAGTGCTCGGTCTGCTCCGACTGGCCCAGCAGCCGGTCGGCCAGCCGGTCATGATCGATGCCGTCAGCCGGGATGAGTCCATTCCCAAGAGCTTCCTCGCCAAGATCTTCCAGGACCTCGCCAAAGCCGGAATCCTGCGCTCCCAACGCGGTGCCGGCGGCGGCTTCGCCCTCGCCCGCCCCGCCGGGCAAATCACCGTCCTCGAAGTCATCGAGGCCATCGATGGCAAAATCGCCCTCCAGCGTTGCCTCGGTGAAGTCCCCGATTGTGAACGACGCGAAGGCTGCGTCCTCTGCGGCCTGTTCGAACAAGCCCAGGACCGCCTCAAGGAGGTGTTCGGCCAGACCACCCTCGCCGATCTCGCCCGCCGCTCCATTGCCGGTCACCCGCACGCCCTCGCCACCCCTGACCCCGTTTCCGTTCCCACTCCCCTCTAAACCTTGAATTCCGGAGATCCAGTCATGAGCGATACCTACACCCTGTACAACAAGACCGTGATGGAACACTTCCTCAACCCCCGCAACATGGGCGA
This DNA window, taken from Verrucomicrobiia bacterium, encodes the following:
- a CDS encoding KpsF/GutQ family sugar-phosphate isomerase; this translates as MNALARARQVLALEIAGLQAVSRQLDRSFTDAVARIAEALAHRAKLVVVGIGKSGNIAQKIAATLTSTGSPAVVLNAVDALHGDLGLVTDHDVVLALSYSGETDELLHLLPALRRLSRSLIALTGAPRSTLARHSDLVLNVRIPREACPFNLAPTTSTTAMLALGDALAIAVMESRGFTKPQYAQVHPAGAIGRALLTKVSDIMRTGDRNPLVPLHASVRDALLVMTRAKAGSVAVVRPSGRLAGVFTDGDLRRHMASDAALLERPLRDVMTRQPVTVRADALAADALRIFNERQIDDLIAVDAKGRPVGMVDLQDLPRLKLL
- a CDS encoding DUF2851 family protein, translating into MTIPADLYRQWRTQGGSALALAERRPCGAPPERWLQEVWAHQRIRRASLQTTDGQPLVILHPGFWNREAGPDFLRAILQRGTQPPVSGDIEIDLASSGWKSHGHAGNAAYRNVILHVVWDPPAHPAPLPTLVLRDLLDAPLDELESWVGGASDPSSAWLAGHCSAPLAELPAPALADLLRQAGLVRLQIKALLFRARARAAGWQQALWEGLFRALGYKHNAWPMQRLAEILPLTLDHPVDPNLTREAWEARLLGLSGLLPAEPKAGTYSRRLWDLWWRDRGPFDSALLPARLWRLNGVRPVNHPQRRLAIAASWVADPSWIARLESWFLARPLHPHAERSLAEAVRPDPHRFWRRHCTLTARELPQPLPLLGAGRLNDIAVNAILPWFWARADAGGRTADLDYLSALYLNWSAGEDNAVLKLARSRLLAEAPPFRTSAATQQGLLQIVSDFCSHSNALCDQCPFPRWIRSLADPAPPA
- a CDS encoding Rrf2 family transcriptional regulator, which gives rise to MHISRAGEYGVLGLLRLAQQPVGQPVMIDAVSRDESIPKSFLAKIFQDLAKAGILRSQRGAGGGFALARPAGQITVLEVIEAIDGKIALQRCLGEVPDCERREGCVLCGLFEQAQDRLKEVFGQTTLADLARRSIAGHPHALATPDPVSVPTPL